In the genome of Telluria beijingensis, one region contains:
- a CDS encoding glycoside hydrolase family 97 protein, which produces MVSRFMNVSLATHCCVVLGMVVSSSAFAAEAMSASVESPGKVLNVSVQVAPDGRLSYQVERKGQPVIAPSRLGFVLGSDKPLDSGFKIERQVVTDHDSSWEQPWGERRTVRNNYRQMRVDVKKNDGRRLAIVFRVYDDGLGFCYEFPKLPNNRATHIADELTEFVVAQPATAWWQQAGEVWALEYPIQKSPLREVGMANTPMTVRMENGTHIAFHEAALVDYASMWLRRVEGQRLRAHLTPSATGNPVVRTGAFTTPWRTMQIADDAAGLYMSDLVLNLNEPNKLGDVSWVKPSKYVGVWWDMHLETKSWASGPKHGATTEYTKRYIDFAAKHGFRGVLVEGWNPGWDSDWAGNGLDMDFTRAHPSFDIAAVTAYGKQKGVHLIGHHETGGNVAHYEKQMDAAFKLYAKHGVDSIKTGYVTDGGAAQFMGKNGKVHFGYTDSQEGVRHYQKVVEEAARYRIAINTHEPVKDTGLRRTYPNWISREGARGVEYNAWGNPVNSVEHEANLVFTRMLSGPLDYTPGILSLEGKDKRPFNSTQAKQLANFVVIYSPVQMAADLIEHYERYPGPFQFIKDVPADWEDTRVPHGAVGEYVTIVRKDRNSDAWYVGSVTDANKRMLDLKLDFLDAGKTYVAEIYRDGDNADYRDDKRRFDIAIEKRNVTSADTIKMVLAPGGGQAIRLAPVK; this is translated from the coding sequence ATGGTTTCCAGATTCATGAATGTCAGCCTGGCCACGCATTGCTGCGTGGTGCTGGGCATGGTGGTGAGCAGCAGCGCTTTTGCTGCCGAGGCGATGAGCGCGAGCGTGGAGTCGCCGGGCAAGGTGCTGAACGTGTCGGTGCAGGTCGCGCCGGACGGGCGCCTGTCGTACCAGGTCGAGCGCAAGGGCCAGCCGGTGATCGCGCCGTCGCGCCTGGGCTTCGTGCTGGGCAGCGACAAGCCGCTGGATTCGGGTTTCAAGATCGAACGCCAGGTCGTCACCGACCATGACAGCAGCTGGGAACAACCGTGGGGCGAGCGCCGCACGGTGCGCAACAACTACCGCCAGATGCGGGTCGATGTGAAAAAGAACGACGGCCGCCGCCTGGCGATCGTGTTCCGCGTGTACGACGACGGCCTGGGCTTCTGCTACGAGTTCCCCAAGCTGCCGAACAACCGTGCGACCCACATCGCCGACGAGCTGACCGAATTCGTGGTGGCCCAGCCGGCCACCGCCTGGTGGCAGCAGGCGGGCGAAGTCTGGGCCCTCGAATACCCGATCCAGAAGTCGCCATTGCGCGAAGTCGGCATGGCCAACACCCCGATGACGGTGCGCATGGAGAACGGCACCCACATCGCCTTCCACGAAGCGGCCCTGGTCGACTATGCCTCGATGTGGCTGCGCCGGGTCGAAGGCCAGCGCCTGCGCGCCCACCTCACGCCATCGGCCACCGGCAATCCTGTCGTGCGCACCGGCGCCTTCACCACCCCGTGGCGCACGATGCAGATCGCGGACGACGCGGCGGGCCTCTACATGTCGGACCTGGTGCTGAACCTGAACGAGCCGAACAAGCTGGGCGACGTTTCCTGGGTCAAGCCGTCGAAGTACGTCGGCGTGTGGTGGGACATGCACCTCGAGACCAAGTCGTGGGCCTCGGGGCCGAAGCATGGCGCCACCACCGAGTACACCAAGCGCTACATCGACTTCGCGGCCAAGCACGGCTTCCGTGGCGTGCTGGTCGAGGGCTGGAACCCGGGCTGGGACAGCGACTGGGCCGGCAATGGCCTGGACATGGACTTCACCCGTGCACACCCGAGCTTCGACATCGCCGCCGTGACGGCGTACGGCAAGCAGAAGGGCGTGCACCTGATCGGCCACCACGAGACGGGCGGCAACGTCGCCCACTACGAGAAGCAGATGGACGCGGCCTTCAAGCTGTATGCGAAACACGGCGTGGACAGCATCAAGACCGGCTACGTGACCGATGGCGGCGCGGCCCAGTTCATGGGCAAGAACGGCAAGGTCCATTTCGGCTACACCGACTCGCAAGAGGGCGTGCGCCATTACCAGAAAGTGGTCGAGGAGGCGGCGCGCTACAGGATCGCGATCAACACCCATGAGCCGGTGAAGGACACCGGCCTGCGCCGCACCTACCCGAACTGGATCTCGCGCGAAGGCGCACGCGGCGTCGAGTACAACGCCTGGGGCAATCCGGTCAACAGCGTCGAGCACGAGGCCAACCTGGTGTTCACCCGCATGCTGAGCGGCCCGCTGGACTACACGCCGGGCATCCTGAGCCTGGAAGGCAAGGACAAGCGGCCATTCAACTCGACCCAGGCCAAGCAACTGGCCAACTTCGTGGTGATCTATTCGCCGGTGCAGATGGCGGCCGACCTGATCGAGCACTACGAGCGCTATCCGGGCCCGTTCCAGTTCATCAAGGACGTCCCGGCCGACTGGGAAGACACCCGCGTGCCGCATGGTGCGGTGGGCGAATACGTGACCATCGTGCGCAAGGACCGCAATTCCGATGCCTGGTACGTCGGTTCGGTCACCGACGCCAACAAGCGCATGCTGGACCTGAAGCTGGACTTCCTGGATGCCGGCAAGACTTATGTGGCCGAGATCTACCGCGACGGAGACAACGCCGACTACCGCGACGACAAGCGCCGTTTCGACATCGCGATCGAGAAGCGCAACGTGACCAGTGCCGACACCATCAAGATGGTGCTGGCGCCCGGTGGCGGACAGGCGATTCGCCTGGCGCCGGTGAAGTAA